In Microbacterium cremeum, a genomic segment contains:
- a CDS encoding protealysin inhibitor emfourin, protein MAKAAHRRGGDHDDDPAPARPPLPGSADSADSAVPADEPAVEVDVARTGGFAGITRRWTAQPPETEASEWISLIDRCPWDRAHRPGETDDSPETRRMPDRFVWWIRASWTGADPREAELPEDELTGAWRELVDAVREWSRAVEGPERGAR, encoded by the coding sequence ATGGCGAAGGCAGCACACCGCCGCGGCGGTGACCACGACGACGACCCGGCCCCTGCGCGCCCGCCGCTGCCGGGTTCCGCGGACTCCGCGGACTCCGCCGTTCCTGCGGACGAGCCCGCCGTCGAGGTCGACGTCGCCCGCACCGGCGGCTTCGCGGGGATCACCCGCCGTTGGACGGCGCAGCCGCCCGAGACCGAGGCATCCGAGTGGATCTCGCTGATCGATCGGTGCCCGTGGGACCGCGCACACCGCCCCGGCGAGACGGACGACTCCCCCGAGACCCGGCGCATGCCGGACCGGTTCGTGTGGTGGATCCGCGCGTCGTGGACCGGCGCCGATCCGCGCGAGGCCGAGCTGCCCGAGGACGAGCTCACCGGAGCATGGCGCGAGCTCGTCGACGCGGTGCGCGAGTGGAGCCGCGCGGTCGAGGGCCCCGAGCGCGGCGCCCGGTGA
- a CDS encoding GNAT family N-acetyltransferase — protein MLEEEYDRDRRRLPRHLRRRPEPERDFSFDIRPAEDRDIPDIREIYNYYVTNSVVTFDEDIWSIAQWREKFEHLQRLGLPFLVAESPTGQILGYALVQPMSSKSAYRYSVENSIYLGQAATGKGLGRALLVALIDACQAAGVRQMVAVISDKGAEASIALHEKLGFVEVGRMGRVGFKFGRWLGTIYLQKSIKPAKKGLFGR, from the coding sequence ATGCTCGAGGAGGAATACGACCGCGACCGCCGCCGTCTGCCGCGGCACCTGCGGCGCCGGCCCGAGCCGGAGCGGGACTTCTCGTTCGACATCCGCCCCGCCGAGGACCGCGACATCCCCGACATCCGCGAGATCTACAACTACTACGTGACCAACTCCGTCGTCACGTTCGACGAAGACATCTGGTCGATCGCGCAGTGGCGCGAGAAGTTCGAGCACCTGCAACGGCTCGGGCTGCCGTTCCTGGTGGCCGAGTCGCCCACCGGGCAGATCCTCGGGTACGCGCTCGTCCAGCCGATGTCGAGCAAGTCCGCCTACCGGTACTCCGTCGAGAACTCCATCTACCTCGGGCAGGCGGCGACCGGCAAAGGGCTCGGGCGGGCCCTGCTGGTCGCCCTGATCGACGCGTGCCAGGCGGCCGGCGTCCGGCAGATGGTCGCGGTCATCAGCGACAAGGGCGCCGAGGCCTCGATCGCCCTCCACGAGAAGCTCGGGTTCGTCGAGGTGGGGCGCATGGGCCGCGTCGGCTTCAAGTTCGGGCGGTGGCTCGGCACGATCTACCTGCAGAAGTCGATCAAGCCGGCCAAGAAGGGCCTCTTCGGCCGCTGA
- a CDS encoding uracil-DNA glycosylase: MAMTLPELADAGLLDAGWAQALAPVAPDIAALGERLRAEVAAGRRYLPAGDRVLRAFQRPLDDVKVLIVGQDPYPTPGHPIGLSFAVDAHVRPLPRSLDNIYKELESDLGVPRAPHGDLSAWSDQGVMLLNRVLTVAPGAPASHRGWGWEKVTEHAIRTLVARDRPLVAILWGKDAASLRPLLGATPIIESPHPSPLSASRGFFGSRPFSRANELLAGLGSEPVDWALPATADVAMRA, translated from the coding sequence ATGGCGATGACGCTGCCCGAGCTCGCCGACGCGGGCCTCCTCGACGCCGGGTGGGCGCAGGCCCTCGCGCCCGTTGCGCCCGACATCGCCGCGCTCGGCGAGCGCCTTCGCGCCGAGGTGGCTGCCGGCCGTCGCTACCTTCCGGCAGGCGACCGCGTGCTGCGCGCCTTCCAGCGGCCGCTCGACGACGTGAAGGTGCTGATCGTCGGGCAGGATCCGTACCCGACGCCGGGGCATCCTATCGGGCTCTCGTTCGCCGTGGATGCCCACGTGCGGCCGCTGCCGCGAAGCCTCGACAACATCTACAAGGAGCTCGAGTCCGACCTCGGCGTCCCGCGTGCGCCGCACGGCGATCTGTCGGCCTGGAGCGACCAGGGCGTCATGCTGCTCAACCGCGTGCTGACGGTCGCGCCGGGGGCGCCGGCATCCCATCGCGGCTGGGGCTGGGAGAAGGTGACCGAGCACGCCATCCGCACGCTCGTGGCCCGCGACCGGCCGCTCGTGGCGATCCTGTGGGGGAAGGATGCCGCGAGCCTGCGCCCGCTCCTCGGCGCGACGCCGATCATCGAGTCGCCGCACCCGTCGCCGCTGTCGGCGAGCCGCGGCTTCTTCGGCTCGCGCCCGTTCTCCCGGGCGAACGAGCTGCTCGCCGGCCTCGGCTCCGAACCGGTCGACTGGGCTCTGCCCGCGACCGCCGACGTCGCGATGCGCGCGTAG
- a CDS encoding metal-dependent hydrolase: MIPASGTRVTYPTGAVASHGTVVHVADAGDGRTAVVLDETAFHPVDTAWPDQPADRGVLVVRGVEIPVVDAVLGAAQDGELVLGTAVPVRTGTPGWTFVVAHVVEGRPVAEGDEAEVRVDPAYRAALSTGHTACHLAALALDAALAGAWRKDAPLDPLGAPAFDALAIQRSRILPGGSEDLYRIGKSLRRKGFDPAALDDLGGLTARVEAQLASWLASGAPVRVDRDGDTLADRRSWVCDLPGGAARIPCGGTHVDSLADIAEIAVAFESTAVDGGAQLLMTTTATPRTGDSRTPADEPWR; the protein is encoded by the coding sequence GTGATCCCGGCGTCCGGCACCAGGGTGACGTATCCCACGGGCGCCGTGGCGTCGCACGGGACGGTGGTGCACGTCGCCGACGCCGGCGACGGGCGCACCGCGGTGGTGCTCGACGAGACCGCGTTCCACCCCGTCGACACGGCATGGCCCGACCAGCCCGCCGACCGCGGCGTGCTGGTCGTCCGCGGCGTCGAGATCCCCGTCGTCGACGCCGTCCTGGGTGCGGCCCAGGACGGAGAGCTGGTCCTCGGCACCGCGGTGCCCGTGCGCACCGGCACGCCCGGGTGGACGTTCGTCGTGGCCCATGTCGTGGAGGGGAGACCCGTCGCCGAGGGCGACGAGGCCGAGGTCCGCGTCGACCCCGCGTATCGCGCGGCGCTGTCGACGGGGCATACTGCATGCCACCTCGCCGCCCTGGCTCTCGACGCCGCCCTGGCCGGCGCATGGCGCAAGGACGCGCCGCTGGACCCGCTCGGAGCGCCCGCGTTCGACGCGCTCGCCATCCAGCGGTCGCGGATCCTCCCCGGCGGATCGGAAGACCTCTACCGCATCGGCAAGTCGCTGCGCCGCAAGGGCTTCGACCCGGCGGCGCTCGACGACCTCGGCGGCCTCACGGCTCGCGTCGAGGCGCAGCTGGCGTCATGGCTGGCGTCGGGCGCTCCCGTGCGGGTGGACCGTGACGGCGACACCCTCGCCGACCGCCGCTCGTGGGTGTGCGATCTGCCGGGCGGCGCGGCGCGCATCCCGTGCGGCGGAACGCACGTCGACTCGCTCGCTGACATCGCCGAGATCGCGGTCGCGTTCGAGTCGACCGCCGTCGACGGCGGAGCGCAGCTCCTCATGACGACCACCGCGACGCCTCGCACGGGGGACTCGCGCACTCCGGCGGACGAGCCATGGCGATGA
- a CDS encoding SDR family oxidoreductase, translating into MATRRAVVTGASSGIGEAAARALRTSGWEVVAVARRADRLAQLEAETGAVAFAADLTSDADVEALTEFLAGSGPLHALVHVAGGARGTERVEDGRVEDWQWMFDVNVLSAQRLVAALLPQLRQAAASDGHADTLFVTSTAAFTPYQGGSGYNAAKAAEGMLAHVLRLELNGEPIRVVEVAPGMVHTPEFTLNRLGGDSLAADRVYEGVENPLTADDVADVIAYALNAPGHVNLDLVTMRPVAQSAQHLLARGPLRPRGVESS; encoded by the coding sequence ATGGCGACCAGACGTGCGGTGGTGACCGGAGCGAGCTCGGGTATCGGAGAGGCGGCAGCGCGTGCGCTGCGCACGAGCGGGTGGGAGGTCGTGGCGGTGGCACGCCGCGCTGACCGGCTCGCGCAGCTGGAAGCCGAGACCGGGGCGGTGGCCTTCGCCGCGGACCTCACGTCCGACGCCGATGTCGAGGCGCTCACCGAGTTCCTCGCCGGGTCCGGTCCGCTCCACGCGCTCGTCCACGTCGCCGGCGGCGCCCGCGGCACCGAGCGCGTCGAGGACGGACGCGTCGAGGACTGGCAGTGGATGTTCGACGTGAACGTGCTGTCGGCCCAGCGGCTCGTGGCCGCGCTGCTGCCGCAGCTGCGCCAGGCGGCGGCATCCGACGGCCACGCCGACACGCTGTTCGTGACCTCGACCGCGGCGTTCACCCCGTATCAAGGCGGCTCGGGATACAACGCGGCGAAGGCTGCCGAGGGGATGCTCGCCCACGTGCTGCGCCTCGAGCTCAACGGCGAGCCGATCCGTGTGGTCGAGGTGGCGCCCGGCATGGTGCACACGCCCGAGTTCACCCTCAATCGCCTCGGCGGCGACAGCCTGGCGGCCGACCGCGTGTATGAGGGCGTCGAGAATCCGCTCACCGCCGACGACGTCGCCGACGTCATCGCGTACGCGCTGAACGCCCCCGGGCACGTCAACCTCGACCTCGTCACGATGCGGCCTGTCGCGCAGTCCGCGCAGCACCTTCTCGCCCGCGGGCCGCTGCGCCCCCGGGGCGTGGAGAGCTCGTGA